Proteins encoded by one window of Hylaeus volcanicus isolate JK05 chromosome 7, UHH_iyHylVolc1.0_haploid, whole genome shotgun sequence:
- the LOC128880209 gene encoding uncharacterized protein LOC128880209 isoform X2: MFDVGNAGYSDDQRQQSYYVVLYQDNGLTNIVSRPTKSSADLKHTEIKEGCKIVEEKLKIYKPKIAVFNGKCIYEVFASKTVNFNFGLQPESIENIAFWVTPSSSARCANFPRMTDKLHFYTALKKYLRFLKGEIKEVDTKEFLFEGKCKQFIPRTSKMWRRKDVSVFLHGGKIANKHTVCLDTSDESIAITYSTEFIVEQKEGNKQNEVKNESDRQKTESLPNSKLYDSRTSIKVCLEDNLSREKEDSLQKEHSELVNGTKNDTDSFENSNLEKIVESKAAMAKKTITNNRKKKNIKRISQKPIRIKHNVEDNPDSVFVSLIKRRLETKAKNDSKDKQED; encoded by the exons ATGTTCGATGTGGGTAATGCAGGCTACTCCGATGATCAGCGACAGCAGAGCTACTACGTAGTTCTGTATCAAGACAACG GCTTAACGAACATAGTTTCGCGACCTACGAAGTCCTCTGCTGATCTGAAGCACACTGAAATCAAAGAGGGTTGCAAGATTGTAGAGGAGAAACTAAAAATCTATAAACCCAAGATTGCTGTTTTCAATGGCAAATGTATCTACGAAGTTTTCGCTAGTAAAACggtcaatttcaattttggaCTGCAACCAGAGTCTATAGAGAACATTGCATTTTGGGTCACTCCGTCGAGTAGTGCTCGCTGTGCAAACTTTCCTAGAATGACAGACAAGTTGCACTTCTATACTgccttgaaaaaatatttgcgattTCTAAAAGGAGAAATTAAGGAAGTCGATACTAAAGAATTTCTGTTTGAAGGAAAATGCAAACAGTTCATTCCTCGAACTTCGAAGATGTGGAGACGAAAAGATGTGTCTGTATTCTTGCACGGAGGAAAAATTGCTAACAAGCACACTGTATGTCTGGACACATCTGATGAAAGCATAGCAATAACTTATAGTACGGAATTTATTGTAGAGCAAAAAGAGGgtaacaaacaaaatgaaGTGAAAAATGAGAGCGATAGACAGAAAACTGAATCATTACCAAATTCAAAACTGTATGATTCACGAACAAGCATAAAAGTGTGTCTTGAAGATAATCTAtctagagaaaaagaagattcTTTGCAAAAAGAACATTCAGAGCTTGTAAATGGTACAAAGAATGATACtgattcatttgaaaatagtaatttagaaaaaattgtagaatcCAAAGCAGCAATGGCTAAAAAAACTATAAccaataatagaaaaaagaaaaatattaaaagaatttcacaGAAACCAATCAGAATCAAGCATAATGTAGAAGATAATCCTGATTCAGTCTTTGttagtttaattaaacggAGACTGGAGACAAAAGCGAAAAATGATTCCAAAGATAAACAGGAAGACTGA
- the LOC128880209 gene encoding G/T mismatch-specific thymine DNA glycosylase-like isoform X1 has protein sequence MSLALSKLRKKAPTKRFDKSRQKINRFDGLTEEEIQKYTLPDYLENDLDIVFVGINPSLMAAYRGRYYAGPGNHFYKLLHESGLTPYYLSYDEDYKLLRYGIGLTNIVSRPTKSSADLKHTEIKEGCKIVEEKLKIYKPKIAVFNGKCIYEVFASKTVNFNFGLQPESIENIAFWVTPSSSARCANFPRMTDKLHFYTALKKYLRFLKGEIKEVDTKEFLFEGKCKQFIPRTSKMWRRKDVSVFLHGGKIANKHTVCLDTSDESIAITYSTEFIVEQKEGNKQNEVKNESDRQKTESLPNSKLYDSRTSIKVCLEDNLSREKEDSLQKEHSELVNGTKNDTDSFENSNLEKIVESKAAMAKKTITNNRKKKNIKRISQKPIRIKHNVEDNPDSVFVSLIKRRLETKAKNDSKDKQED, from the coding sequence ATGTCTCTAGCTCTCAgtaaattacgaaaaaaagCTCCCACAAAAAGATTCGATAAATCTAGACAAAAAATTAACCGATTTGATGGCTTGACCgaagaagaaatacaaaagtataccTTGCCGGATTACCTTGAAAATGATTTGGATATTGTGTTCGTTGGCATAAACCCCAGCTTGATGGCAGCATATCGGGGAAGGTATTATGCAGGCCCAGGGAACCATTTTTACAAACTTTTGCATGAATCGGGTTTAACACCTTATTATTTAAGTTACGATGAAGATTACAAGCTTCTCCGATATGGTATAGGCTTAACGAACATAGTTTCGCGACCTACGAAGTCCTCTGCTGATCTGAAGCACACTGAAATCAAAGAGGGTTGCAAGATTGTAGAGGAGAAACTAAAAATCTATAAACCCAAGATTGCTGTTTTCAATGGCAAATGTATCTACGAAGTTTTCGCTAGTAAAACggtcaatttcaattttggaCTGCAACCAGAGTCTATAGAGAACATTGCATTTTGGGTCACTCCGTCGAGTAGTGCTCGCTGTGCAAACTTTCCTAGAATGACAGACAAGTTGCACTTCTATACTgccttgaaaaaatatttgcgattTCTAAAAGGAGAAATTAAGGAAGTCGATACTAAAGAATTTCTGTTTGAAGGAAAATGCAAACAGTTCATTCCTCGAACTTCGAAGATGTGGAGACGAAAAGATGTGTCTGTATTCTTGCACGGAGGAAAAATTGCTAACAAGCACACTGTATGTCTGGACACATCTGATGAAAGCATAGCAATAACTTATAGTACGGAATTTATTGTAGAGCAAAAAGAGGgtaacaaacaaaatgaaGTGAAAAATGAGAGCGATAGACAGAAAACTGAATCATTACCAAATTCAAAACTGTATGATTCACGAACAAGCATAAAAGTGTGTCTTGAAGATAATCTAtctagagaaaaagaagattcTTTGCAAAAAGAACATTCAGAGCTTGTAAATGGTACAAAGAATGATACtgattcatttgaaaatagtaatttagaaaaaattgtagaatcCAAAGCAGCAATGGCTAAAAAAACTATAAccaataatagaaaaaagaaaaatattaaaagaatttcacaGAAACCAATCAGAATCAAGCATAATGTAGAAGATAATCCTGATTCAGTCTTTGttagtttaattaaacggAGACTGGAGACAAAAGCGAAAAATGATTCCAAAGATAAACAGGAAGACTGA
- the LOC128880206 gene encoding peroxisomal multifunctional enzyme type 2, translating into MRDIEQLRFDGRVVIVTGAGAGLGRAYALLFASRGASVVVNDLGGGRHGDGNSTKVADTVVAEITRNGGKAVANYDSVLDGAKIVKTAIDSFGRIDVIVNNAGILRDKSFAKMTDTDWDLVHDVHLKGAYKTTQAAWPYFSKQNYGRVIMTTSNSGMYGNFGQANYSAAKMGLVGLANTLAIEGRKRNIHTNVIIPTAASRLTEDIMPPDLLENLKPELIAPVVVWLCHEKCTENGSIIESALGWAGKCHLVRASGVTLRQDLTSNITPEDVEQKWSAITDMSSAKHFDTIEEVTGEFMMAIDKMKSGNSEKANSVYNSTYNSRDAILYALGVGATVQEPSDMRYLYENHEDFSVIPTFFVLHGPIQLMSTSIIEDAIPGLQLDPTRLLHGEQYIEVYKPVPTAATVETHFKVLDLLDKGKGAVIIIQHETFDTASGDKLSTGQMSVFLIGAGGFQGKRTSSNIVPTIEPPKRKCDASVTQQTSYDQAALYRLSGDANPLHIDQNMAVMSGFKRPILHGLCTLGFSVRHVMQTYANGDPGLFKAIKVRFANPVLPGQTLRTDMWQNGNRIHFQTYTVDNNVPVITGAYVDLKDVKPKQPMLNPCSGSESLQSDAVFAMIEDYVKANPEEVKKVNAIFRYNITLKGKPHSTWTLDLKKPEVHRGEPKSDKIDATLSIEDEDMVQMATGKLNPQMAFMKGKLKINGNIMVTQKLRSLMEMAKSKL; encoded by the exons ATGAGAGATATAGAGCAGTTACGTTTTGACGGCAGAGTAGTTATAGTAACAGGAGCAGGAGCAG GTTTGGGTCGTGCATACGCCTTGCTCTTCGCTTCTAGGGGTGCCAGTGTCGTGGTGAACGACTTGGGCGGAGGGAGACACGGCGATGGAAACAGCACCAAGGTTGCGGACACAGTTGTTGCAGAAATTACAAGAAATG gtGGAAAAGCAGTTGCCAATTATGATTCCGTTTTGGACGGTGCAAAGATTGTTAAGACTGCCATCGATTCGTTTGGGCGAATAGATGTGATTGTTAATAATGCTGGAATTTTGAGAGATAAATCTTTTGCTAAGATGACAGACACAGATTGGG atttaGTCCACGATGTACACCTTAAAGGTGCTTACAAAACTACTCAAGCAGCGTGGCCTTACTTTTCTAAACAGAACTATGGTCGTGTGATAATGACCACGAGCAACAGTGGAATGTACGGAAACTTTGGTCAGGCCAATTACAGCGCAGCGAAAATGGGGCTAGTTGGGCTGGCCAACACATTGGCTATTGAGGGCAGGAAGAGGAATATACATACGAATGTGATAATACCCACAGCTGCGTCTCGATTGACAGAAGACATCATGCCACCAG atcttttagaaaatttaaaacctGAATTGATAGCCCCGGTGGTTGTTTGGCTGTGCCACGAAAAATGTACAGAAAATGGTTCTATCATCGAGTCTGCATTAGGTTGGGCTGGGAAAT GTCATTTGGTTCGTGCATCAGGAGTCACTTTAAGACAAGACTTGACGAGCAATATAACTCCTGAGGATGTCGAACAAAAATGGTCAGCTATCACTGACATGTCTTCCGCTAAACACTTTGATACCATCGAG GAAGTAACAGGAGAGTTTATGATGGCCatcgataaaatgaaatctgGAAATTCTGAAAAG GCTAATAGCGTGTACAACTCTACCTATAATTCTCGAGATGCTATATTATACGCATTAGGAG tTGGCGCTACAGTCCAAGAACCATCCGATATGCGTTACCTGTACGAGAATCATGAAGACTTCTCCGTGATACCTACATTTTTTGTCTTGCATGGTCCAATACAACTTATGAGTACTTCCATCATCGAAGATGCTATACCTGGTCTCCAACTAGATCCAACGAGG TTGTTGCATGGAGAGCAATATATAGAAGTTTATAAGCCAGTGCCAACAGCAGCCACGGTGGAAACACACTTTAAAGTTTTGGATTTGCTAGACAAAGGAAAGGGTgctgtaataataatacaac aTGAAACATTTGACACTGCGTCTGGAGACAAGTTGTCTACTGGACAAATGTCGGTGTTCTTGATAGGAGCTGGTGGTTTTCAAGGCAAACGAACATCCTCGAATATCGTGCCAACCATCGAACCACCAAAACGAAAATGTGATGCATCAGTTACTCAGCAAACTAGTTACGATCAG GCAGCGTTGTACAGATTAAGCGGAGACGCGAATCCATTGCATATTGATCAAAACATGGCTGTGATGAGTGGCTTTAAAAGACCTATTTTACATGGATTATGTACTCTCGGATTTTCTGTCCGTCATGTTATGCAAACCTATGCTAATGGCGATCCAGGGCTATTTAAAGCCATCAAG GTTCGTTTTGCAAACCCAGTACTTCCAGGTCAAACCTTGCGAACCGATATGTGGCAAAATGGAAAcagaatacattttcaaacttacACCGTGGACAACAATGTACCAGTCATCACAG GTGCTTACGTCGACTTGAAGGATGTGAAACCTAAACAACCAATGCTGAATCCTTGCTCAGGCAGCGAAAGCCTCCAAAGTGATGCAGTGTTCGCTATGATCGAAGATTATGTGAAAGCGAATCCAGAAGAGGTGAAGAAGGTCAACGCAATCTTCCGTTACAACATAACGTTAAAAGGAAAACCACACTCGACGTGGA ctCTGGACTTGAAAAAGCCCGAGGTGCACAGAGGAGAACCAAAATCAGATAAAATTGATGCAACATTATCAATTGAGGATGAAGACATGGTGCAAATG GCGACTGGTAAACTAAATCCACAAATGGCATTTatgaaaggaaaattgaagattaatggaaatattatggTTACCCAAAAATTGAGGTCCCTCATGGAAATGGCTAAAtcgaaattgtaa
- the LOC128880208 gene encoding intraflagellar transport protein 74 homolog isoform X2 yields the protein MADKLSTMQRPSTATHKKFEMSRRAMRSESGGFYANINNRPATPIQNILSRPPSTSVLFNPIRAGSSRLTTTSSSSAHLNTGLSMAGVNVTERPITQHGVAGVRPGTCRGLSMTRQIQDKRYYIGVMQLKIRELNQEISTITRDIEDQNKERATYLHYDKRAKDLAVELTALQGQLADYNIVVDKMTSNIGKDVIEQETEELASKNEQSLSKIENMFEERKQLEQQLSKTEKQLENEKKRTERLVESMNSSTREKYDKLLKERASLQEKANKMQQQLDELYKEQVTLEEEIALSPLKQEAVKLHLKIIETEEKRGKLQEEEKHRISPEEEKEKLLQKIKQHNMDIAAAEALLVEKKKRIQEIEQKLEQLETDIEDTQSEKQIKYKELRKREEIMEQFMSSFEQNKQNEMKKLHGLEETVVENLKNISNMLEIDIDFVGGDEITMLNSIPSYDEYQHGKDQSLEGLTKENLKLQQILSKMEMLEQRLKVEFADFDKKMSKNENKVMVLEDLDSLKNKLATKEEQLTIKLKELKEQSLKHEQDLKENQLEYNNMKEKLEHNKVYTEINVLQNTVEKLAEEHGKIKGLIADQRKRGVIL from the exons ATGGCGGACAAATTAAGTACAATGCAGAGGCCATCAACAGCGACGCAcaagaaattcgaaatgtCTCGCAGAGCGATGAGAAGTGAATCAGGGGGATTCTACGCTAATATTAACAATCGTCCGGCGACTCCTATTCAAAATATACTTTCAAGGCCGCCATCGACATCAGTTTTGTTTAATCCTATAAGAGCTGGCAGCTCGCGATTAACCACAACCTCGAGCAGTTCTGCTCATTTAAATACAGGACTCTCGATGGCTGGTGTAAATGTTACAGAAAGACCCATAACTCAGCATGGAGTCGCAGGTGTTAGACCTGGAACATGCAGAGGGTTATCGATGACGAG ACAGATTCAGGACAAAAGGTACTACATCGGTGTCATGCAATTGAAGATAAGGGAACTGAATCAAGAAATTTCTACTATTACGAGGGACATTGAAgatcaaaataaagaaagagccACCTATCTCCATTATGATAAAAGAGCTAAGGATTTAGCCGTGGAATTAACAGCCTTGCAAGGACAATTAGCTGACTATAATATTGTCGTAGATAAAATGACATCCAATATTGGAAAGGATGTCATCGAACAGGAGACAGAAGAACTCGCATCCAAGAATGAACAAAGTTTATCTAAAATCGAAAACATGTTCGAAGAGAGGAAACAGCTGGAACAGCAGCTGAGTAAGACGGAGAAGCAATTGGAGAATGAGAAGAAGAGAACGGAGAGACTAGTGGAGAGCATGAATTCGAGTACGAGAGAGAAgtatgataaattattaaaagaaagagCCAGCTTGCAGGAGAAAGCGAATAAAATGCAACAGCAATTGGATGAGTTGTACAAAGAACAGGTTACTTTGGAAGAAGAGATAGCATTGTCTCCTTTGAAACAGGAAGCCGTCAAGCTGCATCTTAAAATTATAGAGACAGAGGAGAAAAGAGGGAAATTGcaggaagaagagaaacacAGAATTTCAccggaagaagaaaaagaaaaattattacagaaaattaaacagCATAATATGGACATTGCAGCAGCAGAAGCACTACTTGTTGAGAAGAAGAAGCGCATTCAAGAAATTGAACAGAAGCTTGAACAATTGGAAACCGATATAGAGGACACACAGTCtgagaaacaaattaaatataaagaactTCGCAAGCGAGAAGAAATCATGGAACAATTCATGTCTTCTTTCGAGCAAAATAAAcagaacgaaatgaaaaaattacacgGTTTGGAGGAAACAGTagttgaaaatttaaagaacatCTCGAACATGCTGGAAATTGATATAGATTTTGTAGGCGGTGATGAGATAACTATGTTAAACAGCATACCTTCTTATGATGAGTATCAACATGGCAAAGATCAAAGTTTGGAAGGAttgacaaaagaaaatttaaagctGCAGCAAATTCTGAGTAAAATGGAGATGCTGGAGCAGCGACTTAAAGTAGAATTCGctgattttgataaaaaaatgagtaaaaatgaaaacaaagtaATGGTTTTGGAGGATTTAgacagtttgaaaaataaattagcaaCAAAGGAAGAACAATTAACGATCAAATTGAAAGAGCTAAAAGAACAGAGTTTAAAGCATGAACAAGACCTAAAAGAAAATCAACtcgaatataataatatgaaagaaaagttAGAACATAACAAGGTATACACTGAGATTAACGTATTGCAAAATACAGTAGAAAAGTTAGCGGAGGAACATGGAAAGATTAAAGGTCTTATCGCTGATCAAAGGAAGCGTG GGGTTATATTGTAG
- the LOC128880208 gene encoding intraflagellar transport protein 74 homolog isoform X1 encodes MADKLSTMQRPSTATHKKFEMSRRAMRSESGGFYANINNRPATPIQNILSRPPSTSVLFNPIRAGSSRLTTTSSSSAHLNTGLSMAGVNVTERPITQHGVAGVRPGTCRGLSMTRQIQDKRYYIGVMQLKIRELNQEISTITRDIEDQNKERATYLHYDKRAKDLAVELTALQGQLADYNIVVDKMTSNIGKDVIEQETEELASKNEQSLSKIENMFEERKQLEQQLSKTEKQLENEKKRTERLVESMNSSTREKYDKLLKERASLQEKANKMQQQLDELYKEQVTLEEEIALSPLKQEAVKLHLKIIETEEKRGKLQEEEKHRISPEEEKEKLLQKIKQHNMDIAAAEALLVEKKKRIQEIEQKLEQLETDIEDTQSEKQIKYKELRKREEIMEQFMSSFEQNKQNEMKKLHGLEETVVENLKNISNMLEIDIDFVGGDEITMLNSIPSYDEYQHGKDQSLEGLTKENLKLQQILSKMEMLEQRLKVEFADFDKKMSKNENKVMVLEDLDSLKNKLATKEEQLTIKLKELKEQSLKHEQDLKENQLEYNNMKEKLEHNKVYTEINVLQNTVEKLAEEHGKIKGLIADQRKRGNYGPVKENALDSLINYNTMLKENLKIIY; translated from the exons ATGGCGGACAAATTAAGTACAATGCAGAGGCCATCAACAGCGACGCAcaagaaattcgaaatgtCTCGCAGAGCGATGAGAAGTGAATCAGGGGGATTCTACGCTAATATTAACAATCGTCCGGCGACTCCTATTCAAAATATACTTTCAAGGCCGCCATCGACATCAGTTTTGTTTAATCCTATAAGAGCTGGCAGCTCGCGATTAACCACAACCTCGAGCAGTTCTGCTCATTTAAATACAGGACTCTCGATGGCTGGTGTAAATGTTACAGAAAGACCCATAACTCAGCATGGAGTCGCAGGTGTTAGACCTGGAACATGCAGAGGGTTATCGATGACGAG ACAGATTCAGGACAAAAGGTACTACATCGGTGTCATGCAATTGAAGATAAGGGAACTGAATCAAGAAATTTCTACTATTACGAGGGACATTGAAgatcaaaataaagaaagagccACCTATCTCCATTATGATAAAAGAGCTAAGGATTTAGCCGTGGAATTAACAGCCTTGCAAGGACAATTAGCTGACTATAATATTGTCGTAGATAAAATGACATCCAATATTGGAAAGGATGTCATCGAACAGGAGACAGAAGAACTCGCATCCAAGAATGAACAAAGTTTATCTAAAATCGAAAACATGTTCGAAGAGAGGAAACAGCTGGAACAGCAGCTGAGTAAGACGGAGAAGCAATTGGAGAATGAGAAGAAGAGAACGGAGAGACTAGTGGAGAGCATGAATTCGAGTACGAGAGAGAAgtatgataaattattaaaagaaagagCCAGCTTGCAGGAGAAAGCGAATAAAATGCAACAGCAATTGGATGAGTTGTACAAAGAACAGGTTACTTTGGAAGAAGAGATAGCATTGTCTCCTTTGAAACAGGAAGCCGTCAAGCTGCATCTTAAAATTATAGAGACAGAGGAGAAAAGAGGGAAATTGcaggaagaagagaaacacAGAATTTCAccggaagaagaaaaagaaaaattattacagaaaattaaacagCATAATATGGACATTGCAGCAGCAGAAGCACTACTTGTTGAGAAGAAGAAGCGCATTCAAGAAATTGAACAGAAGCTTGAACAATTGGAAACCGATATAGAGGACACACAGTCtgagaaacaaattaaatataaagaactTCGCAAGCGAGAAGAAATCATGGAACAATTCATGTCTTCTTTCGAGCAAAATAAAcagaacgaaatgaaaaaattacacgGTTTGGAGGAAACAGTagttgaaaatttaaagaacatCTCGAACATGCTGGAAATTGATATAGATTTTGTAGGCGGTGATGAGATAACTATGTTAAACAGCATACCTTCTTATGATGAGTATCAACATGGCAAAGATCAAAGTTTGGAAGGAttgacaaaagaaaatttaaagctGCAGCAAATTCTGAGTAAAATGGAGATGCTGGAGCAGCGACTTAAAGTAGAATTCGctgattttgataaaaaaatgagtaaaaatgaaaacaaagtaATGGTTTTGGAGGATTTAgacagtttgaaaaataaattagcaaCAAAGGAAGAACAATTAACGATCAAATTGAAAGAGCTAAAAGAACAGAGTTTAAAGCATGAACAAGACCTAAAAGAAAATCAACtcgaatataataatatgaaagaaaagttAGAACATAACAAGGTATACACTGAGATTAACGTATTGCAAAATACAGTAGAAAAGTTAGCGGAGGAACATGGAAAGATTAAAGGTCTTATCGCTGATCAAAGGAAGCGTGGTAATTATGGTCCAGTAAAAGAAAATGCTCTTGATTCGTTGATTAATTATAACACcatgttaaaagaaaatttaaaaattatttattaa